A genomic segment from Cricetulus griseus strain 17A/GY chromosome 8, alternate assembly CriGri-PICRH-1.0, whole genome shotgun sequence encodes:
- the Kbtbd2 gene encoding kelch repeat and BTB domain-containing protein 2, whose product MSTPEERHINPEYAVSLLEQLKLFYEQQLFTDIVLIVEGTEFPCHKMVLATCSSYFRAMFMSGLSESKQTHVHLRNVDAAALQMIITYAYTGNLAVNDSTVEQLYETACFLQVEDVLQRCREYLIKKINAENCVRLLSFADLFSCEELKQSAKRMVEHKFTAVYHQEAFMQLSHDLLIDILSSDNLNVEKEETVREAAMLWLEYNTESRSQYLSSVLSQIRIDALSEVTQRAWFQGLPPNDKSVVVQGLYKSMPKFFKPRLGMTKEEMMIFIEASSENPCSLYSSVCYSPQAEKVYKLCSPPADLHKVGTVVTPDNDIYIAGGQVPLKNTKTNHSKTSKLQTAFRTVNCFYWFDAQQNTWFPKTPMLFVRVKPSLVFCEGYIYAIGGDSVGGELNRRTVERYDTEKDEWTMVSPLPCAWQWSAAVVVHDCIYVMTLNLMYCYFPRSDSWVEMAMRQTSRSFASAAAFGDKIFYIGGLHIATNSGIRLPSGTVDGSSVTVEIYDVNKNEWKMAANIPAKRYSDPCVRAVVISNSLCVFMRETHLNERAKYVTYQYDLELDRWTLRQHISERVLWDLGRDFRCTVGKLYPSCLEESPWKPPTYLFSPDGTEEFELDGEMVALPPV is encoded by the exons ATGTCTACTCCAGAGGAAAGGCACATCAATCCGGAATATGCTGTGTCCTTGTTGGAACAGTTGAAACTGTTTTACGAACAGCAGTTATTTACTGACATAGTGTTAATTGTTGAGGGCACTGAATTCCCTTGCCATAAGATGGTTCTTGCAACATGTAGCTCCTATTTCAG GGCCATGTTCATGAGTGGACTAAGTGAAAGCAAGCAGACACATGTCCACCTGAGGAATGTGGATGCTGCTGCCCTGCAGATGATAATAACTTACGCATACACCGGAAACTTGGCAGTAAACGACAGCACAGTAGAGCAGCTCTATGAAACAGCTTGCTTCCTGCAG GTAGAAGATGTGTTACAGCGTTGTCGAgaatacttaattaaaaaaattaatgcagaAAACTGTGTTCGGTTGTTGAGTTTTGCTGACCTCTTCAGTTGTGAAGAATTAAAGCAAAGTGCTAAGAGAATGGTGGAGCATAAGTTCACTGCTGTGTACCACCAGGAGGCGTTCATGCAGCTGTCCCATGATCTACTGATAGACATTCTCAGCAGTGACAATTTAAatgtagaaaaagaagaaacagttcGAGAAGCTGCAATGCTGTGGCTAGAGTACAACACGGAGTCACGATCCCAGTATTTGTCTTCAGTTCTTAGCCAAATCAGAATTGATGCACTTTCAGAAGTCACACAGAGAGCTTGGTTCCAAGGGCTCCCACCCAATGATAAATCTGTTGTGGTCCAAGGTCTTTATAAGTCCATGCCCAAGTTTTTCAAACCAAGACTTGGGATGACTAAGGAGGAGATGATGATTTTCATTGAAGCATCGTCAGAAAACCCTTGTAGTCTTTACTCTTCTGTCTGTTACAGCCCCCAGGCAGAAAAAGTTTACAAGTTATGCAGCCCGCCAGCTGACTTGCATAAGGTTGGGACAGTTGTaacccctgataatgatatttaCATAGCAGGGGGCCAAGTGCCCCTGAAAAACACGAAAACAAATCACAGTAAGACAAGCAAACTGCAGACCGCCTTCAGAACTGTGAATTGCTTTTACTGGTTTGATGCCCAACAAAATACCTGGTTTCCAAAGACACCGATGCTCTTTGTCCGTGTGAAGCCCTCTTTGGTTTTCTGTGAAGGCTACATCTATGCAATCGGAGGAGATAGTGTTGGTGGAGAACTTAACCGGAGGACTGTAGAAAGATACGACACTGAGAAGGATGAGTGGACAATGGTGAGCCCTTTACCTTGTGCTTGGCAGTGGAGTGCAGCAGTTGTGGTCCATGACTGCATTTATGTGATGACATTAAACCTCATGTACTGTTACTTTCCGAGATCTGACTCGTGGGTAGAAATGGCCATGCGGCAGACTAGCAGATCTTTTGCTTCAGCTGCGGCTTTTGGCGATAAAATTTTCTATATCGGAGGGTTGCATATTGCCACCAATTCTGGCATAAGACTCCCCTCTGGCACTGTAGATGGGTCTTCAGTAACTGTGGAAATTTATGatgtgaataaaaatgaatggaaaatggCAGCCAACATCCCTGCTAAAAGGTACTCTGATCCCTGTGTTAGAGCTGTTGTGATCTCCAATTCCCTTTGTGTGTTTATGCGCGAAACCCACTTAAATGAACGAGCTAAGTATGTCACCTACCAGTATGATTTGGAACTTGATCGGTGGACTCTGCGGCAGCACATATCTGAACGTGTACTGTGGGACCTAGGGAGAGATTTTCGGTGCACTGTGGGGAAACTTTATCCATCCTGTCTTGAAGAATCTCCATGGAAGCCACCAACTTATCTTTTTTCCCCAGATGGAACAGAGGAGTTTGAACTGGATGGAGAAATGGTTGCACTTCCCCCTGTATAG